In Vibrio pelagius, a single window of DNA contains:
- a CDS encoding NUDIX hydrolase, which yields MRSPFQVLIFPYKFEMAEPIFLIACRTDNGEWQAISGGGEDYESLLEAAKRELYEEASLTGIDWVQLDSMCMLPRVFYSDNEKWNDHPYVIPEYSFSVQVSGEPKLSSEHTEFRWCKASEASKLLKYDSNRIALWELCERLKSHHMNI from the coding sequence ATGAGATCACCATTTCAGGTACTCATATTCCCATACAAATTTGAAATGGCAGAACCCATATTCCTGATTGCTTGCCGAACAGACAATGGTGAATGGCAGGCAATTTCTGGTGGTGGTGAAGATTACGAGTCACTGCTTGAAGCTGCAAAAAGAGAGTTATATGAAGAGGCGTCGTTAACGGGCATTGATTGGGTTCAACTAGATTCTATGTGTATGTTGCCTCGAGTTTTTTATTCTGATAATGAAAAATGGAACGATCACCCTTATGTGATACCAGAATACTCCTTCTCGGTGCAGGTGTCTGGAGAGCCAAAGTTATCTTCGGAACACACAGAGTTCCGTTGGTGTAAGGCATCTGAGGCGAGTAAACTTCTCAAGTACGATTCAAATCGGATAGCTTTATGGGAGTTATGTGAACGACTTAAATCCCATCACATGAATATATAA
- a CDS encoding glyoxalase/bleomycin resistance/dioxygenase family protein, producing MNPSAVLIHVPDVAKGLEWYKKAFPDAVSVHHPMFNFTILDLNGFSLEIVQADEKVCSGKRGTVLYWSVASLPAALAHFETLGAHLYRGPIDIENGLSMCQVEDPFGNLIGIRGATSPSEHL from the coding sequence ATGAATCCATCGGCAGTGCTTATTCATGTCCCAGATGTGGCCAAAGGGCTTGAATGGTATAAGAAAGCTTTTCCTGACGCCGTTTCAGTGCATCATCCAATGTTTAACTTCACGATACTTGACCTAAATGGTTTTTCTTTAGAAATCGTACAAGCAGACGAAAAAGTTTGTTCGGGCAAGAGAGGTACAGTTTTATATTGGTCTGTTGCAAGCCTACCCGCTGCTTTGGCTCATTTCGAAACACTTGGCGCTCATCTTTATCGTGGACCTATCGATATCGAAAATGGACTTTCCATGTGCCAAGTTGAAGACCCATTTGGTAATTTAATTGGTATTCGTGGAGCTACTTCACCTTCAGAACATTTATAA
- a CDS encoding YecA family protein, which translates to MYDKKIGRNDPCWCGSQIKYKKCHLFRDKQEPMKHWEINREFNNVNSRKKCSCPDSFNENCAGNIIRAHTVPKTSSLKAISDAGHVLGLKMSYEAIRKNRGRPLLEKIGINHASTFNGFCKYHDDVIFAPLEKESFVASQKQCFLLAYRAFAREYYAKEGAQDLSTLRHGTDKGKHIEAQFDIQMNNFLYELGNRAAIEDLNYHKSYFDRALESDDFSTARAVIFTFDEAPPVMVCGGTNPDFDFDGNPVQDLMDLMKRTDNFSVTSYYDGEKGIIAFSWLENSDETCCKVMSSLLHKDREDYVPIIIQYMFKNFENVFVSPKWWESESESNRKILMKLFGDNISTNISPNANGITKPLSAYNFPQLRDVITVGSPLSTEP; encoded by the coding sequence TTGTACGATAAAAAGATTGGTAGAAATGACCCTTGTTGGTGTGGTTCTCAGATAAAATACAAAAAATGTCACTTGTTTCGTGATAAGCAAGAGCCAATGAAACATTGGGAAATAAACAGAGAATTTAACAATGTAAACTCACGTAAAAAGTGTTCATGTCCTGACTCATTTAATGAGAATTGCGCGGGAAATATTATACGAGCTCATACTGTCCCCAAGACTTCCAGTTTGAAAGCAATATCTGACGCAGGGCATGTCCTTGGACTTAAAATGAGTTATGAGGCGATCCGAAAGAATAGAGGTAGACCCTTATTAGAGAAAATCGGTATCAATCATGCATCTACATTCAATGGCTTTTGTAAATATCATGATGACGTGATTTTCGCTCCTTTAGAAAAAGAGTCATTTGTGGCGAGTCAGAAACAGTGTTTTCTACTTGCATATCGAGCTTTTGCTCGGGAGTACTACGCTAAAGAAGGTGCTCAAGACCTTTCCACATTGAGGCATGGTACAGATAAAGGCAAACACATTGAGGCTCAATTTGATATTCAGATGAACAACTTCCTTTACGAGCTGGGAAACAGAGCGGCCATTGAAGACCTTAACTATCATAAAAGTTATTTTGATCGTGCCTTGGAAAGTGACGACTTTTCTACAGCAAGGGCGGTAATATTTACATTCGACGAAGCTCCTCCTGTCATGGTCTGTGGTGGAACTAATCCAGACTTTGATTTTGATGGGAACCCTGTTCAGGACTTAATGGATCTTATGAAAAGGACTGATAACTTCTCTGTTACGTCTTATTATGACGGTGAAAAGGGAATTATCGCATTTTCGTGGTTAGAAAACAGTGATGAAACATGCTGCAAAGTAATGTCATCGCTTCTTCATAAAGATCGAGAGGACTACGTTCCGATAATAATTCAGTACATGTTCAAAAATTTCGAAAATGTCTTTGTATCACCGAAGTGGTGGGAGTCTGAAAGTGAGAGCAATAGAAAGATTTTGATGAAATTGTTCGGAGACAATATCTCTACCAATATATCTCCCAACGCGAATGGCATTACGAAGCCTTTATCTGCTTACAACTTTCCTCAGCTGCGTGACGTCATTACAGTCGGATCCCCTTTAAGTACTGAGCCTTAA
- a CDS encoding Abi family protein → MAFFLPEIYEMTQPIEVKPFFEYDELIQRLTDRGMLIKDPLRAQRKLTQVGYYRLSGYWHTSRRFERNGRDIQYFNEFQVNTCFEDIFEFYLFDKRLRIEFTDALERIEIYLRTIIAHEIGRIAPLAYLDRKQFSRDAFKADAKIHYDDWLARHNKLIEGSKEESIDSHRDKGKPIPIWVAAEVWDFGALSKFYSILSGKNQDLICNRLGLDSRRELDNWLINLNGIRNRCAHHARLCNRPNPRTLSIPRKGYFNLLDLGQDQRSKFYGIIAVIWFLLKKIGPSSNWICRVADIIDQKPDIPGFNFRSMGFPEDGFPRRLFPETIQELPIVNEPSPQEEFEARLNALLAFRQEFNLEETLSKEAESVQSLIEQLTEFSYEVDEAIRKA, encoded by the coding sequence TTGGCCTTTTTTTTACCTGAAATTTATGAAATGACCCAACCCATTGAAGTAAAACCATTTTTTGAATATGACGAACTCATTCAGCGTTTAACTGATAGAGGTATGTTAATTAAAGACCCGCTTCGTGCCCAACGAAAACTAACTCAAGTTGGGTATTATAGGTTGTCGGGTTATTGGCATACGTCTAGAAGATTTGAACGCAATGGCCGTGACATCCAGTACTTCAACGAATTTCAAGTAAATACATGCTTTGAAGATATCTTTGAGTTCTACCTGTTCGATAAGCGGTTGCGAATAGAGTTTACCGATGCATTGGAAAGGATAGAGATCTATCTGAGAACAATCATTGCACATGAGATTGGTAGAATAGCACCTCTAGCTTACTTAGACCGGAAACAGTTCTCACGTGACGCTTTTAAGGCTGATGCAAAAATCCATTATGATGACTGGTTAGCACGTCACAATAAATTGATTGAAGGCAGCAAAGAAGAAAGTATTGATAGCCATCGGGATAAAGGAAAACCTATTCCAATTTGGGTCGCAGCTGAGGTTTGGGATTTTGGTGCCTTATCAAAATTCTACAGCATACTATCAGGCAAAAACCAAGATCTGATCTGCAACAGGCTAGGTTTAGACAGCCGTAGAGAGTTAGATAACTGGTTGATAAACCTAAATGGTATCAGAAATAGGTGCGCGCACCACGCTAGGCTTTGTAATAGACCAAACCCACGGACTCTATCCATACCAAGAAAAGGTTATTTTAACCTTTTGGACTTGGGCCAGGACCAAAGAAGCAAATTCTATGGAATCATTGCTGTTATCTGGTTTTTGTTAAAAAAAATTGGTCCTAGTTCAAATTGGATCTGCAGAGTCGCAGACATCATTGACCAAAAACCCGATATACCAGGCTTCAATTTCAGGTCTATGGGCTTTCCTGAAGATGGCTTCCCACGCAGATTGTTTCCAGAAACAATCCAAGAGTTACCTATTGTTAACGAACCATCACCACAAGAGGAATTTGAAGCAAGGCTAAATGCACTTCTCGCTTTTAGACAAGAGTTTAACCTTGAGGAGACATTGTCGAAAGAAGCAGAAAGTGTTCAAAGCTTGATTGAACAACTTACGGAGTTCTCTTACGAGGTGGATGAAGCCATAAGAAAAGCTTAA
- a CDS encoding AAA family ATPase, with protein MKLDKLRISRFQSYGSTPTELSFDDLTFLIGPNGSGKTAALQALCRMFAFDPSLRRIKKSDFHVPCNETEHPEERTLWIEADFLFPELHEEADSTTVPPHFAHMRLVDGEDIPRVRFRLEASMGIDGDIDESLIYVLELDENQQPHITAKVSRIDRNQIQIHYLPARRDPAEHITFGANALLGRMLRAVNWEVEREAVKGHTDQISSSLDANISVNALSTSIQKSWSCLHKGQFFTQPKITFVASEIESLLRHLSISFAPGHDEANVDFSRLSDGQKSMLYLSLVLSSQAIGRSVLKGDDSFDPDKLRPAVFTLIAIEEPENSLSPHYLGRIVSSLQEMLGHGDAQALIATHAPSMLRRIEPKQIRYMRLNSDRETTIASINIPDEEHYGDAHKFVTQAVKAFPEIYFSRLVILGEGDSEEIVIPRLLEAKEVPVDAFGITVAPLGGRHVNHFWRLLEGLNIPHITLLDLDVGRYQGGWGRIKTTNDQLILHKPTLQLTGGFTFIPRWDDSDHKIRDYHNYLEEMEKRRVFFSYPMDLDFAMLRAFPTAFNIEIDDQVEPELPQIKAVLGKSRTEASEYDDEERKLFITYHKLFKVSSKPAEHISALSKLSDEQLLVNIPPTLERLVEAAKEILLELPE; from the coding sequence GTGAAACTCGATAAATTACGAATCTCACGTTTTCAGAGTTATGGTTCAACACCTACAGAATTATCTTTTGACGATCTAACTTTTCTAATTGGCCCCAATGGCTCAGGAAAAACGGCTGCTCTTCAGGCACTTTGTAGAATGTTTGCTTTTGACCCATCTCTACGACGAATAAAGAAATCTGACTTCCATGTTCCATGTAACGAAACGGAGCACCCTGAAGAGCGAACACTTTGGATTGAAGCTGATTTTCTATTCCCTGAATTGCATGAAGAGGCAGATAGCACAACAGTACCACCGCACTTTGCTCATATGAGATTAGTCGATGGGGAAGACATTCCTCGAGTGCGATTTCGTCTAGAAGCATCAATGGGTATTGACGGTGATATCGATGAGTCATTGATATATGTCTTGGAGCTGGATGAAAATCAGCAACCACATATTACAGCTAAAGTTTCTCGTATAGATCGCAATCAGATTCAAATACATTATCTTCCGGCGAGACGAGACCCAGCTGAACATATAACCTTTGGAGCCAATGCTTTATTAGGACGTATGTTAAGAGCCGTTAATTGGGAGGTAGAGCGAGAAGCTGTAAAGGGGCATACAGACCAAATTAGTTCGAGCCTTGACGCCAACATATCGGTAAATGCTCTAAGCACAAGTATCCAAAAGTCATGGTCTTGTTTACATAAAGGGCAGTTTTTCACGCAACCAAAAATTACTTTTGTGGCGAGCGAAATTGAATCGCTACTTCGCCATCTGTCTATTTCATTTGCTCCAGGACACGATGAAGCTAACGTTGACTTTTCACGGCTAAGTGATGGGCAAAAGTCGATGTTATATTTGTCTCTGGTCCTTTCATCTCAGGCAATTGGTCGTTCAGTGTTAAAAGGAGACGACTCTTTTGATCCTGATAAACTTCGCCCTGCAGTGTTTACCTTAATTGCAATAGAAGAACCAGAAAATAGTTTATCTCCGCATTATTTAGGAAGAATTGTGAGTTCTCTTCAAGAGATGCTTGGTCACGGGGATGCTCAAGCTCTCATCGCAACTCATGCACCATCTATGCTTAGACGTATCGAGCCGAAACAAATACGTTACATGCGTTTGAACTCGGACAGAGAAACAACTATTGCTAGCATTAACATACCTGATGAGGAGCATTATGGCGATGCCCATAAGTTTGTCACTCAGGCGGTAAAAGCCTTTCCTGAAATATACTTTTCACGCTTGGTTATTCTTGGTGAAGGTGATAGTGAAGAAATTGTCATACCACGATTATTAGAAGCTAAAGAAGTGCCTGTTGACGCATTTGGTATTACCGTAGCCCCTCTTGGTGGACGGCATGTGAACCACTTTTGGAGGCTTCTTGAAGGACTAAATATCCCGCACATTACACTCTTAGACCTTGACGTGGGTAGATATCAAGGTGGTTGGGGGCGTATCAAAACAACCAATGATCAATTAATACTACATAAACCAACTCTTCAGTTAACTGGTGGCTTTACATTTATCCCAAGATGGGACGATTCTGACCACAAAATCAGAGATTATCATAATTATTTAGAAGAAATGGAAAAGCGACGGGTGTTTTTCTCTTACCCAATGGACTTAGACTTTGCAATGCTGAGAGCCTTTCCTACAGCATTCAATATCGAAATTGATGATCAAGTTGAACCAGAACTTCCACAGATCAAAGCGGTGTTGGGCAAGTCTCGTACCGAAGCATCGGAATACGACGATGAGGAACGAAAGTTATTTATTACATATCACAAGTTATTCAAAGTCAGCAGTAAACCCGCTGAGCATATCAGTGCTCTCTCTAAACTATCTGATGAGCAACTTTTGGTAAACATTCCCCCAACCTTAGAGCGGTTGGTTGAAGCTGCAAAAGAAATATTGTTGGAGCTTCCTGAATGA
- a CDS encoding ATP-dependent helicase, translating to MIKIENWQPADGLVLEPNAYRAAKEREVSLALTAGPGAGKTEMLAQRADFLLRTGSCRYPRRILAISFKVDASSNLKERIKRRCGIELSSRFDSYTFHAFAKRIIERFRPVLTGDAALEAGFTIGPKVLHKQIDFTDLVPLAIKILEESPVARNALRQTYTDVFLDEFQDCTNHQYELIKVAFQGTNIRLTAVGDTKQKIMGWAGALDGIFETFKEDFQAAPLNMYRNFRSEPKLLQLQNEIVKILDPASVMPEEQVAGDEGHIQIHPFENCQEEADYLSEKIDIWINEEKVPPAEIAILIKNQPDLYAMKLMVALRERGIPYRNEQQLQDISVEPAARLIVDFLLSTFGKQEPSAWIRLMEKLVPFTEEDDERRELVQNWQRFIIEEKKAINQNPITPENANRWDCLKRFVEKVGFQSLMSLSHDYETESRLREVLNDTCSKVDQLMSTGLSLLESLKRFEDDQAVRILTVHKSKGLEFDSVVLLGVENESYWGNPDENLCTFFVGVSRAKRRLLLTHVGFRSRPADHYGRWNTHRSKQERFLGCVI from the coding sequence ATGATTAAAATAGAAAACTGGCAACCAGCTGACGGGTTAGTTCTGGAACCCAACGCCTATCGAGCAGCTAAGGAGCGTGAAGTTAGCTTAGCCTTGACGGCCGGCCCAGGTGCTGGAAAAACAGAGATGCTTGCTCAAAGAGCAGATTTTTTACTTCGTACTGGTTCATGTCGATACCCTAGACGCATTCTTGCTATTTCATTTAAGGTAGATGCGAGTAGCAACTTAAAGGAACGAATTAAGCGCAGATGCGGTATTGAACTATCATCTCGTTTTGATAGCTATACATTTCATGCTTTTGCTAAGCGCATTATAGAACGCTTTCGTCCAGTATTAACTGGGGATGCGGCCTTAGAAGCGGGCTTTACAATTGGCCCTAAAGTTCTTCATAAGCAAATTGATTTCACGGATCTAGTTCCGCTTGCAATAAAAATATTAGAGGAGTCCCCTGTAGCTAGAAATGCGTTGAGACAAACATACACAGATGTTTTTTTGGATGAGTTCCAAGATTGTACGAATCATCAGTATGAGCTTATAAAAGTTGCCTTTCAAGGAACGAATATTCGCCTTACGGCAGTCGGTGATACAAAGCAAAAAATTATGGGATGGGCCGGTGCACTTGACGGCATTTTTGAAACCTTTAAGGAGGATTTCCAAGCTGCCCCACTCAACATGTACCGAAACTTTCGTTCTGAGCCTAAGCTTCTTCAGTTGCAAAATGAAATAGTCAAAATTCTCGATCCTGCTTCAGTTATGCCCGAAGAGCAAGTCGCTGGAGACGAAGGTCACATCCAAATTCACCCATTCGAAAACTGCCAAGAAGAAGCCGATTATCTTTCTGAGAAAATCGACATATGGATAAATGAAGAGAAAGTCCCTCCTGCTGAGATAGCCATACTCATCAAAAACCAACCTGACTTATATGCAATGAAGCTTATGGTAGCGTTGCGTGAACGAGGTATTCCATATAGGAATGAACAACAGTTGCAGGATATATCAGTTGAGCCAGCAGCGCGCTTAATCGTAGATTTTTTATTAAGCACTTTTGGTAAACAAGAGCCCTCTGCATGGATTCGCTTGATGGAAAAACTAGTTCCATTCACTGAGGAAGATGATGAAAGAAGAGAGCTAGTCCAAAATTGGCAACGCTTCATCATTGAGGAGAAAAAGGCAATAAATCAGAATCCGATAACTCCTGAAAATGCCAACAGATGGGACTGTTTGAAACGTTTTGTTGAAAAAGTAGGATTTCAATCACTAATGTCTCTGTCACATGACTATGAAACCGAATCACGTTTACGTGAAGTACTCAATGACACTTGCTCAAAGGTTGATCAGTTAATGTCAACTGGACTCTCTCTTCTGGAGTCTTTGAAACGCTTTGAAGATGATCAAGCAGTTAGAATACTCACAGTTCATAAGAGTAAAGGCTTAGAGTTTGACTCTGTAGTGCTACTAGGTGTTGAAAATGAAAGCTATTGGGGAAATCCAGATGAAAATTTATGTACTTTTTTTGTCGGGGTTTCAAGAGCAAAACGAAGGTTGTTACTGACACATGTTGGCTTTCGTTCTAGACCTGCTGACCACTATGGAAGGTGGAATACCCACAGGAGCAAACAGGAAAGATTTCTGGGGTGTGTAATATGA
- a CDS encoding helix-turn-helix domain-containing protein: MTKKVNISTNNGADANFINQAVAARIKEHRKHLKLSLDALSKRAGISKGMLVEVEKGAANPSISTLCKLSAALGISVADIVNVASSPTVNVIDKEDIPTLWSGEYGGSAKLLAGTSGPDMIELWRWDMKSSEIFESSGHPPGTFELFHVESGILTLNIDGQTIELLEGQSAIAKTDVPHSYSNQADSDLVFTMSVAELHR; the protein is encoded by the coding sequence ATGACCAAAAAAGTCAATATATCGACCAACAATGGTGCTGATGCTAATTTCATAAATCAGGCTGTAGCAGCAAGGATTAAGGAACATAGAAAACATCTCAAACTGTCATTGGATGCCCTGTCAAAAAGAGCAGGAATCAGTAAAGGTATGTTAGTCGAAGTTGAGAAAGGTGCGGCTAACCCTAGTATTTCGACGTTGTGTAAACTGTCTGCTGCCCTTGGGATTTCGGTTGCCGACATTGTTAATGTTGCGAGCAGCCCAACCGTCAACGTCATTGATAAAGAGGATATTCCAACACTTTGGAGTGGCGAGTATGGTGGTAGTGCAAAACTTCTGGCAGGAACTAGCGGCCCCGATATGATTGAACTTTGGCGCTGGGATATGAAGTCATCAGAAATTTTTGAATCATCAGGTCATCCACCAGGTACGTTTGAACTTTTTCATGTTGAGTCTGGAATACTTACTTTAAATATAGATGGGCAAACCATAGAACTGCTTGAAGGTCAGTCCGCTATAGCTAAAACGGATGTCCCTCACAGCTACTCAAACCAAGCTGATTCGGATTTGGTTTTCACGATGAGTGTTGCAGAATTACATCGATAA
- a CDS encoding B3/4 domain-containing protein, translating into MVIIVPSIDARISHIAPEFKALSISVKGTEVQNPEYAKQVLQEACTSIIENDHSWAESHINAWGEVYRQFGSKPNRTPCSAAALRKRVLKDGVMQSIGPIVDIYNAISIRYAIPVGGENMDSYQGTPTLTIADGSESFDTMKNGEASIESPDVGEIIWRDDVGVTCRRWNWRQGVRTRIESDTRNMWFILESLPEMPLESLREAGDEMIKHLQVIMPESVIEQSLVFASKSIEV; encoded by the coding sequence ATGGTTATTATAGTGCCGTCAATCGATGCTCGCATTTCCCATATTGCGCCAGAGTTCAAAGCATTGAGCATATCCGTTAAAGGAACGGAAGTTCAAAACCCAGAGTACGCAAAACAGGTTCTGCAAGAAGCATGTACTTCCATCATTGAGAATGACCATTCATGGGCTGAGTCTCACATCAATGCTTGGGGAGAGGTTTATCGTCAATTTGGCTCGAAACCTAATCGAACACCTTGCTCCGCGGCTGCGCTTCGTAAACGAGTATTAAAAGATGGAGTAATGCAGAGCATTGGCCCTATTGTCGATATTTATAATGCCATCAGTATTCGATACGCCATACCTGTTGGTGGTGAAAATATGGACAGTTATCAAGGAACGCCAACACTCACTATCGCAGATGGCTCTGAATCCTTTGACACCATGAAAAATGGTGAGGCTTCAATTGAAAGCCCTGATGTTGGGGAAATAATTTGGCGCGATGATGTAGGCGTTACTTGTCGTCGTTGGAACTGGAGGCAAGGTGTCAGAACCCGAATTGAATCTGACACACGTAATATGTGGTTTATTCTAGAAAGCTTGCCAGAAATGCCACTAGAAAGCTTGCGAGAAGCAGGGGACGAAATGATCAAACACTTGCAAGTGATCATGCCTGAGTCAGTGATAGAGCAATCGTTGGTGTTTGCTTCAAAATCCATTGAGGTTTGA
- a CDS encoding LysE/ArgO family amino acid transporter codes for MINTLLTGAVVSGSLIVAIGSQNAFLLKCGLKKQYALSVATVCFLGDILLISTGVLGIGTLLYKAPLWKDLLTLGGVVFLFWYGYQSAKSAWKGSSHLELENSDIAQSWLKVVLMSMAITFLNPHVYLDTVVILGGVTAQMEPDEKLQFVTGALVASGIWFYGLVYLANKLIPLFSKPRTWRMLDSAISCIMFGIALTLAAPLLHQYI; via the coding sequence GTGATAAATACTTTGTTAACGGGTGCCGTTGTTTCTGGAAGTTTGATTGTCGCAATCGGTAGCCAAAATGCGTTTCTATTAAAGTGCGGATTAAAAAAGCAATACGCACTGTCCGTTGCCACTGTCTGTTTTCTTGGTGACATTCTTCTCATCAGTACTGGTGTACTTGGTATAGGGACACTTCTCTATAAAGCACCATTATGGAAAGACCTTTTGACTCTTGGCGGCGTAGTATTTCTTTTCTGGTATGGCTACCAATCTGCAAAATCAGCTTGGAAAGGTTCAAGTCACCTAGAGTTGGAGAATTCGGACATTGCCCAGAGTTGGTTAAAAGTCGTTTTGATGTCGATGGCTATCACTTTTTTAAATCCACATGTCTATCTGGATACGGTGGTGATTCTTGGTGGTGTGACTGCTCAAATGGAACCTGATGAAAAACTACAGTTTGTTACAGGGGCACTGGTTGCATCAGGGATATGGTTTTATGGCCTGGTGTATTTGGCTAACAAGTTGATCCCACTCTTTAGTAAGCCAAGAACATGGCGAATGTTAGATTCTGCGATTTCATGCATCATGTTTGGTATTGCATTAACGCTGGCAGCACCTCTGTTGCACCAATACATATAG
- a CDS encoding Fe(3+) dicitrate ABC transporter substrate-binding protein yields MNLRHFIKRALLALCLCTAQVALAQNENSSDIQPQTPRVVVLEYSFIDALAAVGISPVGVADDQNPERIIPQVRELVDPWTSVGMRSQPNLEVISQLKPDLIIADAHRHSISFKDLSQIAPTILLKSRGESYQESLDAALEIGKAVGKEQQMRDRIALHNKIMKAYKGKFSTRGVVQFANVNDRGMWMHGPRSYTGSLLAHLGLQPALPELRTSHLMEANLEVLLKVNPDWLFYSKKKPQTVLDDWQTSPLYQLLKIKSNGQAIQVSPELWSLNRGMLAAEGIAEDLERIFESIGKR; encoded by the coding sequence ATGAATCTTCGACACTTCATAAAAAGAGCTCTTCTTGCGCTATGCTTATGCACGGCGCAAGTCGCTTTGGCTCAGAATGAAAACAGTTCCGATATTCAACCTCAAACACCTCGCGTTGTCGTTCTTGAGTACTCATTTATTGATGCTTTAGCGGCAGTAGGTATTTCACCTGTGGGGGTTGCCGATGACCAAAATCCTGAGCGTATTATTCCCCAAGTGCGAGAATTGGTCGATCCTTGGACGTCTGTAGGTATGCGTTCTCAACCGAACTTAGAAGTTATTTCTCAGCTCAAACCAGATCTGATCATCGCTGACGCCCATCGGCATAGTATTAGCTTTAAAGATCTCTCACAGATTGCACCAACTATACTGCTCAAAAGCCGTGGAGAGAGTTACCAAGAGAGCCTAGACGCAGCGCTAGAGATTGGAAAAGCCGTTGGTAAGGAACAACAGATGCGCGATCGTATTGCCCTCCACAACAAGATAATGAAGGCCTACAAAGGGAAGTTTTCGACCCGAGGTGTTGTGCAGTTTGCAAATGTCAACGACCGTGGGATGTGGATGCATGGTCCTAGATCTTATACGGGAAGTCTACTTGCTCATCTTGGGTTGCAACCTGCATTGCCCGAATTGAGAACCAGTCACTTAATGGAAGCGAACTTAGAAGTGTTGCTAAAAGTGAACCCTGATTGGCTATTCTACAGTAAAAAAAAGCCTCAAACTGTACTGGATGACTGGCAAACCAGTCCACTTTATCAACTACTAAAAATAAAATCTAACGGACAAGCAATCCAAGTATCTCCCGAACTTTGGTCATTAAATCGAGGAATGCTGGCTGCGGAAGGAATAGCAGAAGACCTTGAGCGAATATTTGAATCTATTGGTAAAAGATAG